From a single Labrenzia sp. PHM005 genomic region:
- the queE gene encoding 7-carboxy-7-deazaguanine synthase QueE: MTIGTIRINEIFGPTIQGEGTLIGQPTIFVRTGGCDYRCTWCDTLHAVDSAYRDEWHPMTPQAILMQIDILSGGKPLMISLSGGNPAIQPLGSLIELGKRDGYRFALETQGSIAKDWFAALDVLTLSPKPPSSGMETDWQKLAECVEAAGPETQTVLKTVIFDDADYAYARDLATRYPELPLYLQPGNHTPPSPTATDDPIDINGIMERMRWLIDKVSSDRWFTPTVLPQLHTLIWGNLRGV; the protein is encoded by the coding sequence ATGACCATCGGCACCATCCGCATCAATGAAATCTTCGGCCCGACGATCCAGGGTGAGGGCACCCTGATCGGTCAGCCAACCATTTTTGTGCGCACTGGCGGTTGCGATTACCGCTGTACCTGGTGCGATACGCTGCACGCCGTCGACAGCGCCTACCGGGACGAATGGCACCCGATGACACCGCAGGCGATCTTGATGCAAATCGACATCCTGAGCGGCGGCAAACCGCTGATGATATCGCTCTCCGGCGGCAATCCGGCGATCCAGCCGCTTGGTTCCTTGATTGAACTGGGCAAGCGGGACGGCTACCGGTTTGCTCTAGAAACCCAGGGCAGCATCGCCAAGGACTGGTTTGCGGCACTCGATGTCCTGACATTGAGCCCCAAACCGCCGTCCAGCGGCATGGAGACCGATTGGCAAAAACTTGCGGAATGTGTTGAGGCGGCTGGCCCTGAAACACAGACAGTGCTGAAAACCGTGATCTTCGATGACGCGGACTATGCCTATGCCCGGGATCTGGCAACCCGTTATCCCGAGCTGCCGCTCTACCTGCAGCCCGGCAATCACACGCCGCCAAGCCCGACAGCAACCGATGATCCGATCGACATCAACGGCATCATGGAGCGCATGCGCTGGCTGATAGACAAGGTCTCCAGCGACCGCTGGTTCACCCCGACGGTTCTGCCGCAGCTCCACACCCTGATCTGGGGCAACTTGAGAGGCGTTTGA
- a CDS encoding DUF429 domain-containing protein produces the protein MPEGAPIWVAGVDGCKAGWIAVLRNLNDAENLKLRLFSEFSDLLRYQPELKIIAVDMPIGLPDMLGPNGRGAEKAVRKHLGMRQSSVFSVPSRTSVYETDYQASCAISLRTSQPPRKVSKQCFYLFPKIREIDALMTPELESRIYEVHPELAFWRLNGEAEMSLPKKVKSRANPDGLDQRRDLLVSKGLPKDFLNQKPPKGCGRDDLLDAAANSLIAERILLGEARPFPANYLRDGKGLRMAIWA, from the coding sequence GTGCCTGAGGGCGCGCCAATTTGGGTTGCCGGGGTCGACGGCTGTAAGGCTGGTTGGATCGCTGTTCTACGGAACTTGAATGATGCTGAAAACCTGAAACTCCGCCTCTTCTCGGAGTTTTCTGATCTGCTGAGGTATCAGCCCGAGCTCAAGATCATTGCCGTCGATATGCCGATCGGCTTGCCCGATATGCTCGGGCCCAATGGGCGCGGTGCGGAAAAAGCGGTCCGCAAACATCTCGGTATGCGTCAGTCTTCGGTGTTCTCGGTGCCATCGCGTACTTCGGTGTATGAAACGGACTACCAAGCCTCTTGCGCAATCTCACTCCGCACGTCCCAGCCGCCCCGGAAAGTCTCCAAGCAGTGCTTTTATCTGTTCCCCAAAATCCGGGAAATCGACGCTTTGATGACGCCGGAGCTTGAAAGCCGCATCTATGAAGTTCATCCAGAACTGGCCTTCTGGCGGCTCAACGGCGAAGCCGAGATGAGCTTGCCGAAGAAGGTAAAGAGCCGGGCCAATCCTGACGGTCTCGACCAGCGCCGGGATCTTCTGGTCTCCAAAGGCCTGCCGAAGGATTTTCTAAATCAAAAACCACCCAAAGGCTGTGGCCGCGACGATCTTCTGGATGCCGCCGCCAACAGCCTGATTGCCGAACGGATCTTGCTTGGTGAGGCCAGACCCTTCCCGGCAAACTATCTGCGCGACGGCAAGGGACTCCGCATGGCGATCTGGGCGTGA
- a CDS encoding 4-hydroxy-3-methylbut-2-en-1-yl diphosphate synthase, which yields MFITVLERSLALAQHNVATLFKTGWAYILVLVALNFSIGSSLMPEEGFKTISYMTEPVETVDEGALRALAGFANLLVGFSIAIAFVRRILIDARDFPLYVGPRTFKVIINQIVLNLIGGLSLVPLAILATMLAAVTGGFGLLAFLAAPFIALMVMQKFSLVLPAAAVDDPLTFKESWRATNGLGWAMAFAALVMSLLAAVLVGAWALFLNLTEMVLAADALWQQIRSAVFPMGTMLILVWVFSSLHATFYGLIRERFATRIGLKAEDLQQFEETRSAAEVRNRSRARKALAGARRVRRR from the coding sequence ATGTTCATTACAGTGTTGGAACGGTCGCTGGCTTTAGCGCAGCACAATGTGGCGACACTGTTCAAAACTGGCTGGGCCTACATTCTTGTCCTGGTGGCACTCAATTTCTCGATTGGCTCGTCTCTAATGCCGGAGGAGGGCTTCAAGACCATCTCCTATATGACCGAACCAGTTGAAACTGTTGATGAAGGTGCGCTGCGGGCACTTGCCGGATTTGCCAATCTTCTGGTCGGTTTTTCCATTGCGATTGCCTTTGTGCGCCGGATCTTGATCGATGCCCGGGATTTCCCCCTCTATGTCGGGCCAAGGACGTTCAAAGTCATCATCAACCAGATCGTGTTGAACCTGATTGGCGGGCTGTCCTTGGTCCCATTGGCGATCCTCGCGACGATGCTGGCTGCGGTAACCGGTGGGTTCGGTCTCCTGGCATTTCTGGCCGCCCCTTTCATTGCCTTGATGGTGATGCAGAAATTCTCGCTTGTCCTCCCGGCCGCAGCGGTTGATGACCCTCTCACCTTCAAGGAAAGCTGGCGGGCCACCAACGGCCTGGGTTGGGCGATGGCCTTTGCGGCGCTGGTCATGAGCCTGCTGGCTGCAGTTCTGGTCGGCGCATGGGCGCTGTTTCTGAACCTCACAGAAATGGTTCTTGCGGCCGATGCGCTCTGGCAGCAGATCAGATCAGCGGTCTTTCCCATGGGCACCATGTTGATCCTTGTGTGGGTGTTCTCCAGTCTGCATGCCACTTTTTACGGCCTGATCCGCGAACGGTTTGCCACACGCATTGGATTGAAGGCCGAAGATCTCCAGCAGTTTGAGGAGACCCGGAGCGCAGCTGAGGTCCGGAACCGCTCCCGGGCGCGCAAAGCCTTGGCGGGTGCACGGCGGGTGCGCCGGCGCTGA
- a CDS encoding patatin-like phospholipase family protein, which translates to MSDPKKINLALQGGGAHGAFTWGVLDWFLEDSRFVLDGITGTSAGAMNAVVLASGLESGGEDGARQHLETFWREVSDEARHSPIQRSPLDVLLGHWSLDYSPSYLYFDVLSRFASPYEFNPLNYNPLRDVVARMVHFDKVHCCSGLKLFIAATNVFTGKIRVFSEKEVTLDAVMASACLPQLYQAVEIDGEPYWDGGYMGNPPLYPLFYETGTPDVVLIQINPIERREVPRTAREIVNRLNEITFNSTLLRELRAIDFVTRLIEDGKLDQNEYTKVHLHRIAADELKPLQASSKMNAEWEFLTHLRDVGRQTAKDWLDRHFDDIGVRSTIDLREEIS; encoded by the coding sequence ATGTCAGACCCAAAGAAAATCAATCTGGCCCTTCAAGGTGGAGGTGCTCACGGTGCCTTCACCTGGGGTGTGCTCGATTGGTTTCTAGAGGACAGCCGCTTTGTGCTGGACGGCATTACCGGCACATCTGCAGGCGCAATGAATGCGGTCGTTTTGGCCAGCGGTCTTGAATCGGGCGGCGAAGACGGCGCGCGGCAGCATTTGGAAACCTTCTGGCGCGAAGTCAGCGATGAAGCGCGCCATAGCCCCATACAGCGCTCACCGTTGGATGTGCTTCTGGGGCATTGGAGCCTCGATTACTCGCCGAGCTATCTTTATTTCGATGTGCTGTCCCGGTTTGCATCGCCGTATGAATTCAATCCGCTCAACTACAATCCATTGCGGGATGTGGTCGCTCGGATGGTGCACTTCGACAAGGTGCATTGTTGCTCCGGCCTCAAACTCTTTATTGCTGCGACCAATGTCTTTACCGGCAAAATCCGGGTGTTCAGTGAAAAAGAAGTGACGCTCGACGCGGTGATGGCCTCGGCTTGTCTGCCGCAGCTCTATCAGGCTGTTGAGATTGACGGTGAACCTTATTGGGACGGCGGATATATGGGCAACCCGCCGCTCTATCCTTTGTTTTACGAGACCGGCACGCCGGATGTGGTGCTTATTCAAATCAATCCGATCGAGCGCCGCGAAGTACCGCGTACGGCCCGGGAAATCGTCAACCGTCTGAATGAAATCACCTTCAATTCCACACTCCTTCGGGAATTGCGGGCGATTGATTTCGTCACCCGGCTGATCGAAGACGGTAAACTCGATCAGAACGAATACACCAAAGTGCATTTGCACCGGATTGCAGCTGATGAACTGAAACCGCTCCAGGCATCGTCCAAAATGAACGCGGAATGGGAGTTTTTGACACATTTGCGCGATGTCGGACGCCAAACGGCCAAAGATTGGCTCGACCGGCACTTTGATGACATCGGTGTACGGTCGACCATCGATCTACGCGAGGAAATCTCGTGA
- the queF gene encoding preQ(1) synthase produces the protein MSNNSIYENLTQLGASTELPDDPDTAVLEKVPNPQAGTKYMVRFVAPEFTSLCPITGAPDFAHLVIDYVPNAFLVESKSLKLFLGSFRNHGAFHEDCTVSIGKRLVDLLDPEWLRIGGYWFPRGGIPIDVFYQTGPAPEGVWIPEQGVQPYRGRG, from the coding sequence ATGAGCAACAACAGTATTTACGAAAATCTCACCCAGCTCGGCGCATCCACCGAGCTGCCCGATGATCCGGACACGGCGGTTCTTGAAAAAGTTCCGAACCCGCAGGCTGGCACCAAATACATGGTCCGCTTTGTTGCGCCGGAATTCACGTCCCTGTGCCCGATCACGGGCGCGCCTGATTTTGCCCACCTTGTGATCGATTATGTGCCGAATGCGTTTCTGGTTGAAAGCAAATCGCTGAAGCTGTTCCTCGGCTCCTTCCGCAACCACGGCGCCTTCCACGAAGACTGCACCGTCTCCATCGGCAAACGCCTGGTTGATCTGCTCGATCCGGAATGGCTGCGGATTGGCGGTTACTGGTTCCCGCGCGGCGGCATCCCGATCGACGTTTTTTATCAGACCGGACCAGCTCCGGAAGGCGTCTGGATCCCCGAGCAGGGCGTTCAGCCATACCGGGGGCGTGGATAA
- the pdxY gene encoding pyridoxal kinase, whose translation MMQPHGGSEPVKKPILVITSQVVRGGISGRGLTFALERIGHVVWFLPTILLPWHPGHGMATRIVPPTADFDAIAEDLTTSGKLGQLGGIITGYLGAPEQANAIAKLVKAVKAVNPDAPYLCDPVLGDHTSASGGGLYVPKATAQAIRDDLVPLADIVTPNAFELGWLTGREVTSELETLSAARSLGNERVLVTSSPALRRNAIANLLVGSKGAVAAEHAAIPNPPHGTGDLMAGLFLAGHLAGLDDEEALKRASASVFELVARSVKKGADELLFAEEQQSVVQALALVNTRRVMEARARA comes from the coding sequence ATGATGCAGCCGCATGGCGGATCCGAGCCTGTGAAAAAGCCGATCCTCGTCATTACTTCGCAAGTGGTGCGCGGCGGAATTTCTGGCCGGGGGCTGACCTTTGCGCTGGAGCGGATCGGCCATGTTGTCTGGTTCCTGCCCACCATCCTGTTGCCCTGGCATCCCGGCCACGGAATGGCAACGCGCATTGTTCCGCCGACAGCAGATTTTGACGCGATTGCTGAAGATTTAACTACTTCCGGCAAACTTGGCCAGCTCGGCGGGATCATAACCGGGTATCTCGGAGCCCCGGAGCAGGCCAATGCCATTGCCAAACTGGTCAAGGCTGTGAAGGCGGTTAATCCGGACGCGCCGTATTTGTGCGATCCGGTTCTTGGGGATCATACGAGCGCTTCAGGCGGCGGGCTTTATGTGCCTAAGGCCACTGCACAGGCGATCCGGGATGATCTTGTGCCGCTGGCAGATATCGTCACACCCAATGCCTTCGAGCTTGGCTGGTTGACCGGCCGGGAGGTGACCAGTGAGCTGGAGACCCTATCGGCAGCCCGCTCTCTGGGCAACGAACGGGTGCTGGTGACGTCGTCCCCCGCGCTGCGGCGTAATGCGATCGCCAATTTGCTGGTAGGGTCGAAGGGTGCCGTTGCTGCCGAACATGCCGCCATTCCCAATCCACCTCACGGAACGGGCGATCTGATGGCCGGGTTGTTCCTCGCCGGACACCTTGCAGGTTTGGACGATGAGGAAGCCCTGAAACGCGCTTCCGCATCTGTCTTTGAGCTGGTCGCAAGAAGCGTCAAAAAAGGTGCGGATGAATTGCTGTTTGCAGAAGAACAGCAGTCGGTGGTGCAGGCTCTGGCCTTGGTCAACACACGCCGGGTGATGGAAGCAAGGGCTCGTGCCTGA
- a CDS encoding 3-hydroxybutyrate dehydrogenase, producing MLANKTAVVTGSTSGIGLGCARAFAEQGANVVINGLGDADEIEKTRAAIEADFGVKCVYSPANMLKGDEIAGMINDARKDFGSVDILVNNAGIQHVSPVDEFPIDKWDAIIAINLSSAFHAIRAALPGMKEKGWGRIINTASAHALVASPYKSAYVAAKHGIAGLTKTVALEVAEQGITVNAICPGYVWTPLVEAQIPDTMKARNMTEEEVKKDVMLKAQPTKQFVSIEQVAGYAAFLCSDTASSITGSVLPIDGGWTAQ from the coding sequence ATGCTCGCCAACAAAACCGCCGTCGTAACAGGGTCTACATCCGGGATTGGTCTCGGCTGTGCCCGCGCTTTTGCCGAGCAAGGCGCCAATGTTGTCATCAACGGCCTTGGCGATGCGGATGAAATCGAAAAGACCCGGGCGGCGATTGAAGCTGATTTTGGTGTCAAATGTGTCTACTCGCCTGCGAATATGCTCAAGGGAGACGAGATCGCTGGCATGATCAATGATGCCCGGAAAGACTTCGGTTCGGTAGATATTCTGGTCAACAACGCCGGCATCCAGCACGTGTCTCCGGTTGACGAATTTCCGATCGACAAATGGGACGCGATCATTGCGATCAACCTGTCTTCCGCTTTTCACGCAATCCGCGCGGCTTTGCCGGGTATGAAGGAAAAAGGCTGGGGCCGGATTATCAACACTGCCTCCGCGCATGCATTGGTCGCCTCACCCTACAAATCAGCCTATGTGGCCGCCAAACATGGTATTGCCGGCCTCACCAAAACCGTTGCGCTGGAAGTCGCCGAACAGGGCATCACGGTCAACGCGATCTGCCCAGGATACGTCTGGACACCGCTTGTTGAAGCGCAGATCCCGGACACCATGAAAGCACGCAACATGACCGAGGAAGAGGTCAAGAAGGACGTGATGCTGAAAGCTCAGCCGACCAAACAGTTCGTGTCTATCGAACAAGTCGCCGGATATGCAGCGTTTCTGTGTTCGGACACTGCCTCTTCCATCACCGGCTCGGTTTTGCCGATCGATGGTGGCTGGACGGCGCAGTAA
- a CDS encoding lytic transglycosylase domain-containing protein → MRPLRLFFAATLILSATTAVHAKCGNSSAGFNEWRDNLITNSQRYGIKARVAKSALSGVTYNSKVIRLDRNQKSFKLSFKQFYAKRVNNAMIRRGQKLGQTYGRIFRRIEKQFGVPAPVILAIWGLETNYGGYIGNMSVMRSLATLAYDCRRSQFFSNELIAALHIVQRGDMKPSEMRGAWAGEIGQTQFLASSYMKYAIDYDGNGRRDLIRSVPDVLGSTANYLAKKGWRRGQSWGPGTANYNVLKKWNKASVYVQTISVMAEKIGN, encoded by the coding sequence ATGCGCCCGCTTCGACTCTTTTTTGCCGCAACACTTATTCTATCTGCAACAACCGCCGTCCATGCCAAGTGCGGCAACAGTTCCGCCGGTTTTAACGAATGGCGCGATAACCTAATCACCAATTCTCAGCGGTATGGTATCAAGGCGAGAGTGGCCAAATCGGCACTGAGCGGCGTGACTTACAATTCCAAGGTCATCCGCCTTGATCGCAACCAAAAGTCTTTCAAGCTGAGCTTCAAACAATTCTACGCCAAGCGGGTCAACAACGCGATGATCCGGCGTGGTCAGAAACTGGGCCAAACCTATGGCCGGATTTTCCGGCGGATTGAAAAACAGTTTGGTGTACCGGCTCCGGTCATTCTGGCGATCTGGGGTCTTGAAACCAATTATGGCGGTTACATCGGCAATATGTCGGTGATGCGCTCGCTGGCAACCCTTGCCTACGATTGCCGCCGGTCACAGTTCTTCTCAAATGAATTGATCGCGGCCCTTCATATCGTTCAGCGCGGTGACATGAAGCCGTCTGAAATGCGCGGAGCCTGGGCTGGAGAAATCGGGCAGACGCAGTTTCTGGCCTCATCCTATATGAAATACGCCATCGACTATGACGGCAACGGCCGTCGGGATCTCATCCGCTCCGTGCCCGACGTGCTTGGCTCTACTGCCAACTACCTAGCCAAAAAAGGTTGGCGCCGCGGACAAAGCTGGGGGCCGGGTACGGCGAACTACAATGTTTTGAAGAAATGGAACAAGGCAAGTGTGTACGTTCAAACCATTTCGGTGATGGCCGAAAAAATCGGCAACTGA
- the queC gene encoding 7-cyano-7-deazaguanine synthase QueC — translation MKTLVICSGGMDSVTLAHKVAQENELIGLLSFDYGQRHKKELDYAKSCAETLNTEHILIDISDIGRQLSGSALTDDIDVPDGHYAEDTMKITVVPNRNAIMLTIAYGIASARGAEAVATAVHGGDHFIYPDCRPAFTESFEVMQRHALEGMGEIKLYTPYVHLSKADIAAEGARLGVDHTKSWSCYKGGEIHCGRCGTCVERREAFHLAKVDDPTTYADPDFWKGACDV, via the coding sequence TTGAAAACACTTGTCATCTGTTCCGGCGGAATGGATTCCGTCACCCTTGCGCACAAGGTTGCGCAAGAAAACGAGCTGATCGGCCTCCTTTCCTTCGACTATGGCCAGCGCCACAAGAAGGAACTGGATTATGCGAAATCCTGTGCCGAAACGCTCAACACCGAACATATCCTGATCGATATCTCCGATATCGGCCGCCAGCTCTCCGGCTCGGCGCTCACCGATGATATCGATGTGCCCGATGGGCACTACGCCGAAGACACCATGAAGATCACCGTTGTGCCGAACCGCAACGCGATCATGCTGACCATTGCCTATGGCATTGCTTCGGCCCGGGGTGCAGAAGCTGTCGCAACGGCTGTCCATGGCGGCGATCATTTCATCTACCCGGATTGCCGACCGGCCTTCACCGAGAGCTTTGAAGTCATGCAACGCCATGCGTTGGAAGGCATGGGCGAGATCAAGCTCTACACGCCGTATGTGCATCTCAGCAAAGCTGATATAGCCGCCGAGGGCGCGCGGCTCGGCGTGGACCACACCAAATCCTGGTCTTGCTACAAGGGCGGCGAGATCCATTGCGGGCGATGCGGCACCTGTGTCGAACGGCGGGAAGCCTTCCATCTGGCCAAGGTCGACGATCCGACCACCTATGCGGATCCCGATTTCTGGAAGGGAGCATGTGATGTTTAG
- a CDS encoding SDR family NAD(P)-dependent oxidoreductase, which produces MQKTILITGATDGIGLETARLLVAGGHKVLLHGRNSDKLAKVDKDLSALSDAGPIETYVADLSDLAQVGVLAGEIASRNDQLDVLINNAGVYRTNQPLTDNGMDVRFVVNTIAPYLLTRKLLPLMSSCGRIINLSSAAQAPVNLDALSGRRQVADMEAYAQSKLAITMWTRELAKELGSNGPDVLAINPGSLLATKMVKEGFGVSGNDIGIGADILVRAALSEEFAGRSGSYFDNDSGRFSDPHPAALNGQKSEDLVATIKALVDDLVIGSPQ; this is translated from the coding sequence ATGCAAAAAACTATTCTCATAACCGGTGCCACCGATGGGATCGGACTTGAAACTGCCAGGCTACTCGTTGCCGGTGGTCATAAGGTGCTCCTTCATGGGCGCAATTCAGACAAATTAGCAAAGGTTGACAAGGATCTGAGCGCTTTGTCTGACGCAGGCCCCATCGAAACATATGTGGCTGATCTTTCAGATCTGGCACAGGTCGGCGTCCTCGCGGGGGAAATCGCCAGCCGGAACGACCAGCTGGATGTCCTGATCAACAATGCAGGCGTTTATCGCACCAATCAGCCATTGACCGATAACGGTATGGATGTACGTTTTGTGGTCAATACGATTGCGCCATATTTGTTAACGAGAAAACTGCTGCCGCTGATGTCTTCTTGCGGGCGGATCATAAACTTGTCGTCCGCAGCCCAAGCCCCAGTGAATCTTGATGCGCTTTCAGGCCGCCGTCAGGTTGCCGATATGGAAGCCTATGCACAGAGCAAACTCGCCATCACCATGTGGACGAGAGAACTTGCAAAAGAACTTGGTTCCAATGGCCCGGATGTTCTGGCCATTAATCCGGGATCTTTGCTTGCAACCAAGATGGTCAAGGAAGGATTTGGCGTCTCCGGCAATGATATCGGGATAGGCGCGGATATTCTGGTGCGGGCCGCCTTGTCAGAAGAGTTTGCCGGACGGTCGGGAAGCTACTTTGACAATGATTCCGGTCGGTTTTCTGATCCGCACCCAGCTGCTTTGAATGGACAGAAATCAGAAGATCTTGTGGCGACGATAAAGGCGTTGGTCGATGATTTGGTGATTGGCTCGCCTCAATGA
- a CDS encoding thioredoxin family protein has protein sequence MPALDTPLCDFGWKAPDFTLKDPQGTAITMSDQAGEKGLLIAFICNHCPYVKAIAGRLASDAKALQADGFGVLAVMSNDYRASPDDSPENMVRFAAEHDFSFPYLIDEDQSVAKAYGAVCTPDFFGLNAEGELQYRGRLDDARMGDASNRSPELLTAMRLIGETGNGPKDQIPSMGCSIKWA, from the coding sequence ATGCCCGCACTTGATACGCCTCTATGTGATTTCGGCTGGAAGGCCCCTGACTTCACTCTCAAGGATCCGCAAGGAACGGCGATCACCATGTCGGACCAAGCCGGGGAGAAAGGCCTTTTGATAGCCTTCATCTGCAATCATTGCCCCTATGTCAAAGCAATTGCCGGGCGGCTGGCCAGCGACGCCAAAGCTTTGCAGGCGGACGGGTTTGGAGTTCTGGCTGTCATGTCCAATGATTACCGGGCATCCCCAGACGACAGCCCTGAAAACATGGTCCGCTTCGCTGCGGAACATGACTTTTCTTTTCCCTATCTGATCGACGAGGACCAGAGTGTCGCCAAGGCTTATGGTGCGGTATGCACCCCAGACTTTTTCGGGTTAAACGCCGAAGGTGAGTTGCAATACCGGGGGCGTCTGGATGATGCCCGCATGGGAGATGCGTCAAATCGGTCGCCTGAGCTTCTGACCGCCATGCGTTTGATCGGCGAGACGGGAAATGGACCGAAGGACCAAATCCCGTCCATGGGATGCTCGATCAAGTGGGCCTGA
- the queD gene encoding 6-carboxytetrahydropterin synthase QueD, with protein sequence MFRITKEFHFSASHQLMGLPDDHPCARFHGHNYIVEVELMSEELNQVGFVRDYNELKALKTYIDDTLDHRHLNDVLGDDCVTAERIAKHLFDWCAAKWAETTAVRVRETPKTCAEYRPISYVPVEAWS encoded by the coding sequence ATGTTTAGGATCACCAAGGAGTTTCACTTCTCCGCGTCCCATCAGCTCATGGGCCTGCCTGACGATCACCCCTGCGCCCGGTTCCACGGACACAACTACATTGTTGAAGTGGAACTGATGTCGGAAGAGCTGAACCAAGTGGGTTTTGTGCGCGACTATAACGAGCTGAAAGCGCTGAAAACCTACATCGATGACACGCTCGATCACCGGCATCTTAACGACGTTTTGGGGGATGACTGTGTAACCGCCGAACGGATAGCCAAACACCTCTTTGACTGGTGTGCGGCAAAATGGGCCGAAACGACTGCGGTCCGTGTTCGGGAAACCCCAAAAACTTGCGCCGAATACCGGCCAATTTCCTACGTTCCTGTGGAGGCTTGGTCATGA
- the ispG gene encoding flavodoxin-dependent (E)-4-hydroxy-3-methylbut-2-enyl-diphosphate synthase, whose amino-acid sequence MIDDFAKQLPRRKSVGVKVGSVMVGGDAPIVVQSMTNTDTADADATVAQVSALARAGSEVVRITVDRAEAAAQVPYIKERLERIGVTVPLVGDFHYIGHKLLTDYPDCAAALDKYRINPGNVGFKAKRDTQFSQIIDIAQKHDKAVRIGVNWGSLDQELLTKLMDENAESATPVSASAVMREAIIQSGLLSAQRAEDLGMGRDKIILSAKVSQVQDLIAVYADLARRCDYALHLGLTEAGMGTKGIVSSAASMGILLQQGIGDTIRVSLTPEPGGDRTREVHVAQELLQVMGFRAFVPVVAACPGCGRTTSTVFQELAQDIQDHIRDSMPKWREQYPGVEALNVAVMGCIVNGPGESKHADIGISLPGTGETPSAPVFIDGEKATTLRGEGIADDFKQMVLDYIEKRYGTGKTSTPDAAE is encoded by the coding sequence ATGATTGATGATTTCGCAAAACAACTGCCCCGCCGCAAATCCGTGGGCGTGAAGGTTGGTTCCGTCATGGTGGGCGGTGATGCGCCGATCGTCGTTCAATCCATGACCAACACCGACACGGCGGATGCCGATGCAACGGTTGCGCAGGTGTCTGCCCTTGCGCGGGCCGGATCCGAAGTCGTTCGTATCACGGTCGACCGAGCCGAAGCGGCCGCCCAAGTGCCTTACATCAAGGAACGGCTGGAGCGGATCGGGGTGACCGTGCCGCTGGTCGGCGACTTTCACTATATCGGCCACAAGCTGCTCACCGATTATCCGGACTGCGCTGCAGCCCTCGATAAATACCGGATCAATCCGGGTAATGTCGGCTTCAAGGCCAAACGCGACACGCAATTTTCCCAAATCATCGATATCGCGCAAAAACACGACAAAGCTGTGCGCATCGGCGTTAATTGGGGCTCTCTGGATCAGGAACTTCTGACCAAACTGATGGATGAAAACGCAGAGAGCGCCACGCCTGTCTCCGCCAGCGCGGTCATGCGCGAAGCCATCATCCAGTCCGGTTTGCTGTCTGCGCAGCGCGCCGAAGACCTTGGCATGGGCCGGGACAAGATCATCCTGTCCGCAAAAGTCAGCCAGGTGCAGGATCTGATCGCCGTATATGCAGATCTCGCCCGCCGTTGTGACTACGCGCTTCACCTCGGCCTCACCGAAGCCGGTATGGGAACCAAAGGCATCGTCTCTTCCGCGGCGTCCATGGGCATCTTACTGCAGCAGGGCATTGGCGATACCATCCGCGTGTCTTTGACCCCGGAACCAGGCGGTGACCGCACCCGGGAAGTGCACGTGGCCCAGGAACTTCTTCAAGTCATGGGGTTCCGAGCCTTTGTACCGGTGGTGGCTGCCTGTCCGGGCTGCGGTCGGACGACTTCCACTGTCTTCCAGGAACTGGCACAAGACATTCAGGATCACATCCGCGACTCCATGCCGAAATGGCGGGAGCAGTATCCGGGTGTTGAAGCCCTGAACGTCGCGGTCATGGGCTGTATCGTCAACGGACCGGGTGAATCCAAACATGCCGACATCGGCATTTCCCTGCCTGGCACTGGCGAAACACCGTCCGCACCTGTTTTCATTGACGGCGAAAAGGCCACCACCTTGCGCGGTGAGGGCATCGCGGATGACTTCAAGCAGATGGTTCTCGATTACATCGAAAAACGCTATGGCACTGGCAAAACGTCCACGCCGGACGCGGCCGAATGA